Below is a genomic region from Streptomyces ferrugineus.
CCACGACGGCAGCCGGATCACGCTGCGCCAGCTCCTGAACCACACCAGCGGAGTCTTCAACTACACGGCGGACGACGACTTCGGCCGCAGGTATTTCCTGAAGGACGGCTTCTTCGAGCACCGCTACGACACCAAGACGCCCGAGGAACTGGTCGCCCTCGCCATGACCCACAAGCCGGACTTCGAGCCGGGGACGTCGTGGAACTACTCCAACACCAACTACGTGCTGGCCGGGATGGTGATCGAGAAGGCCACGGGCCGCGCGTACGGCGACGAGGTCCGCGAGCGCGTCATCAGGCCGCTGCACCTGAGCGCCACGTCCGTCCCGGGCACCCGTGTGATGGTGCCGCGGCCCAGCAGCCGGGCCTACTCCAAGCTGGCCGAGACGGCGACGGGGCCGACGTACGACGTCACGAGGATCAACCCGTCGATCGCCTACTCGGCCGGAGAGATGATCTCCAACTCCACCGATCTGGGCCGCTTCTACGCCGCCCTGCTGCGCGGCAAGCTCCTCCCGCGCGAGCAGCTCGCCGAGATGACCACGACCGTTCCCCTCGACGACACCAACGGCTACGGCCTCGGCCTGATGAAGACCGAGCTGAGCTGCGGTGTCACCGTCTGGGGCCATGGCGGCGGCATCCACGGCTCGATATCGGAGGCGGTCACGACCCAGGACGGCCGGCGTTCCCTCGCCTTCAACTTCAACGGCGACTGGTCGGGGGACACGGTGGCGGTGGTCGAGGCCGAGTTCTGCGGAAAGGATGGAAAGGCTGGAAAGGCCGGAAAGGGGGGCAAGGGTGAGGCGATCGAGCCGACTCGGACACGCGGTATGACGTTCATGCACCCGTGATGTCCGTACTGTCTGCCGTGCGGCGCCACGGCAGGCGGAGCGGGCCGTTCGCGGCGAGAAGCGCCAGCCCCTCGTCCAACTGGAGGCCGGGGCACTTCGGGGCGACGGGGACCGACCTGCCGCTCCCCAAAGTGATCAGGCCCCAGGCCAGGGGGAGCAGGAACAGCATCAGTAACACGCCGCGGAATCTCATCCGGGCCAACCTAGGGCCTGCCCCGGCCGATGACACGAGGAGGGGCCGCCGGCGTCAGGCCCGGCGGCCCCTCCTCTCCCCTCCTGGCGCTGCCTTCGCGGTCCGTCACTACCTCGGCAGCACCACGACATACGCGGCCGGCTCCCGGTCCGCCGCCGCCATCAGGGCCGTACGGACCACCGCCGCCTGCTGCTCCACCGCGTCCCGCAGCTTCTTCGGGGTGATGTGGACGACCGTGATGCCCAGACGCTCCAAGTGCTCGCGCTTGCGGGCGTATTCGGACCACAGGGCGTCGTCGTCCTGCCGGAGGCCCTGCCGGGGTGCGCGGGTGTCCAGCTCCACCGCCACCGCCTGCTCCGGCCAGTACGCGTCCAGGCCGCCGAGGTGGGGGCCGCCCGGCAGCCGCAGGTCCACGTTCCAGACCGGGTCGGGCAGGCCGTACTCGTGGACCATCGCGTACAGCCGGTCCTCCGCGATGGCGCGGCCCTCGGCGAGCAGGGAGTCCACCGCGTCCACCACATGGGGGCGGGACAGCAGCTTCGCCTGGTTCAACTCCCGTACCACCGAGGCCGGTTCGCAGTGACCGGCGCGGACGGCCTCGGTCAGCAGGCGGCGTACGGCGCTCGCGTCCGTGAGTTCGGCGACCGCGTCGGCCAGGGCGCGCGGGACCGGCGCCACCGGGAGGCCGGTGACCTGCTGGGGCGTGGGGAGCGCGGCGGTGCGCAGGATGCGGGCGCAGCCCGTGGAGCGCAGCCGGCGCATACGGGGAACCAGGACGTCGATGGTGTCCAGGGCGGTGAGCGGCGGGGTGGCCGAGAAGCCGTGCAGGGTCAGCGCCGCGAGGCCCGTGATCATCGCGTCGGCGTAGGCGGGGGCGGCGCGCCCCTGGCCGGCGTCGGGCTGGGACGGCACACCGGGCGAGCGCTCCCGCGCCGCGTACATCAGCACCGCGTGCAGCCGTTCCTCGCTGGTCGGCGGGCCGGGGTGGAGGAGATAGACGCCGGGGAGGAACTGCTGCCAGGGGCCGCCGGGGCGGCACTGCTCGCTCATCTCGGCGGGCGCGACCCCGTGCGACTTGAGCTGGGCGGTCGTCATGACACGGCGGTGCACCTCGGAGAGGTGGCACAGCGGGCGGGGGGAGAGGGGGGAGAGCGGGGTGTTGTGGTTCATGACCCGGAGGCTTCCGTG
It encodes:
- a CDS encoding serine hydrolase domain-containing protein, with protein sequence MTVRTARATLVAATAVALSLGLAAPALATAPAGDGHQPTRDAMAAAVEAGVPGVTATARDGHRTWSATEGVGNLKTGKPRSAADRYRVGSITKTFVATVLLQLEAEGKLSLDDSVEEWLPGLVRGNGHDGSRITLRQLLNHTSGVFNYTADDDFGRRYFLKDGFFEHRYDTKTPEELVALAMTHKPDFEPGTSWNYSNTNYVLAGMVIEKATGRAYGDEVRERVIRPLHLSATSVPGTRVMVPRPSSRAYSKLAETATGPTYDVTRINPSIAYSAGEMISNSTDLGRFYAALLRGKLLPREQLAEMTTTVPLDDTNGYGLGLMKTELSCGVTVWGHGGGIHGSISEAVTTQDGRRSLAFNFNGDWSGDTVAVVEAEFCGKDGKAGKAGKGGKGEAIEPTRTRGMTFMHP